The Vigna unguiculata cultivar IT97K-499-35 chromosome 1, ASM411807v1, whole genome shotgun sequence nucleotide sequence AGTATTTGTTGGTTCTTTAATATATGTGGTGCAAGTTGTATTGCTATGTTTCTGAATAGTATTTGTTGGTTTTTTAGTATATGGTCTCCAAAGTCTCATGTTAAGTAATACGAAAAAAATAGgaagttaatataaaaatgaagaattgATTTTAGAgagataattataaataaataggtCTATCGGATGTATAAAAGACTTGgctaattttgttaaaaagtgATATTTAAGTCTGACTTAACTCtacaaaatcaacttgtaaaataaagtttgcatccacatatatattctaaattgaCTTTATCTCTACTCGATGTGGGACTTTCAACACACATCCTCACGCTCAGGTGTGCCGATGTACATACATTTCGTGCGTGGACTAGACATTAATGGGTGATTCGATAGTGGCCCAATATCAAGTAGAATGATATGTCCAACAAACATAAATCTCGTTAGGATAGACTCTAACTTATGACTCTTATACCATGTTAAAAAGTTgactttaaacctaattcaaccccacaaaatcgaTTTGTAAGATAAGATTTGCACCCACATATATCCTTTAAATTGACCTTAGTCGATGTGGTACTTCCAAAAGTTGTGTGTCATTGGAAGGTTTGTAATTTTGTCCAAATAATTACTCAAAgagactaaaataatttattccctataattttaaaattcataaaagatATACTCACATATGAACCAAActatagttttaaataatttaaaactatacGATTTAgctaacataattttaaaattaaaaaaaaaaagaacaaactttatttctagatttttgttttcaaaatttgaatattaccAACAATCAAGAAAGAAAACATTCATGCAATGTCTTGTAATTGAAATTCTCAAAATCAACCATGAATTCAATTTAACAATACAATAGAGATAtacaatatttatcttttagatttacaatttaatacttatataaagaaaaacacacaaatatGATAAGATATAGAAAGAGCCAGAATATAAAATGACGAAGAACAGAGAAATAAAGTGAGACAACTAAAGCATAACAAGAATGAATATGAACATGTgatattagagaaaaaaaagaaaatgaaaatctaTATTACACAATACAAATGTAAGGAGaaaaaacaaaccaaattaaaatGTAAGAGTTTCAATATTATAGTTGAGTAAGatgaaaaaatattcttaaaattacaaaaatgttacCGTATTAAACTTTTAGTCACCTATATAATAAAGGTGACATAAAATCCTTCTTTTATACtatcacaaaaatttaaattataataaaataacctATATAAACTACTTTTACATTATCAATGACTCTATATATATCcactattaaattataaatataccaCGCTGCcttgttatttgtttaaaaacatTGTGAGtttgaaagtaaaaagataataaaataattcttatttatatatatttttaaaaagtatatattttgttgattaaaataaattttaaaatatgtgaaaggaaattttaatctaaatgaaatttgaaagtGAGTTAATATTGaactaaaaatattgaataatgtAAGAGcgaataaaaatgatttttgaggTGATAACTCTCTTTTAAACTTATTTAGTTAATGTGTGTGGTGAGAGAGATGGTTTGAAAAGGAAAGTAAAAGAGAATATAATGAAGAACTTGTTCTTGAAGCTGAAGATATATGTTTTTCAATCTTCTTTTACTTTCTATGCCGTGTCATGCATTCAACAACTTTTAAATAACACTTACTTTCTTCTTCTGTTATACGTAAGATCCAATCATTCataagaagaagaacaaaagtATTACACTAAACCTACTGAAAGCTCAAAGATATATATCACTATATATGTACAAGGATAACACCTGTATACACTCATATTTCACTTTTCATAACTTTTCCaactaaaaattgttttttaaaagcttttccaaattttattaagtcttcaaaatattttgaaaccaACACTTTTATGAATTCatatatatacttaaattattcttaattccaatttttaaatatgattcaTTCTTCAAGAAGTATAAGATTTTATAtagttcaaaaataattaataagttaaaaaataaaaataattttgaattagaaATCAAACCCATACCTTTTTCAAATGTTTGATCAAATGTTAAATCCATTTACGAGGTTTGCTTTAACAACGTGTTAGGTCTTTGTTATTTTGTACATCAGTTGTGATTAATGAGAGGAATATTCCAACTACACTTGATCAAATATACCAAATCAAAATGTGTGAGCCGTGTCTCATTTATTGCGGGTCGggttataaaaattttaatttttctttttgtcatgGAAGTTGAAATGAACCTAATTTACTTAATTTATGGAGTAAACGGATTTGAATTGGGTTCATCGACCcgttattaataatattttattaatctttttatcattgttataaattttttattcaattatttattacttttagatttttaatttagtgtttttgaaatattattatcattcaataatatttaaatattgtgtatgtttaatttatttgtttgtcaaattatatatatagatagatattacaatttttaactataaatttttaactattatttttataataatatttgcataattaaatgaatactttgattttacttttataaaaatcatcgagtcaatattataataaatatataaaatagatttcaaaactaaaacatttataaatgaGTCCAACCAGATTAAAATTAGTTGACATTATCCTTCTTTAACTTAATCCAGGTAagttaatttatcatttatgaAATCTCTAGCAAGATTCTTGTCTCTCtatatttataatcattttttattttaattccaaataattaaaaaaaaattctgaatAAAGCATTATATATTTCCTGAGTTATATGTGGTGATAATTACATCTTTAACTGTTCTTAAATACTTTTGAATTATCAAAATACTAACTTTTTTTTGCtgtactttaaatttaaatgcatTAACTAATCTCcttgaaaaatttattaacaaattccTAATCCAATAACaacttatattaattaaaaaacaaaataagaagaCCTTATACACAAATAAATATCCCGACTAGTTCACTTCTTTATTCATGAATAATGGGCCCGTGAGCTGGGAGGCAGTAGGGTCCTTATTGAAAGGCCCATGATatttatacttctttttttGTCTTCTCAAACAAACCCACTCCTACCCTcgcaacttttttattttttaaataaaaatatcgtTAACAGAAATTAATTTTGGTTATTTTGAAGTAACAAAAACTAGTTTTTGTTATATGGGCGATAATACTAAAGCCAATAACAAACGAAAAATTTGTCTATGAAGAAGCATAGTGACTATGAAAActtatataaacaaaacaatgaaaGATAAGAAAAAGTAATGGATGTAGAAGAGAAAATGAGAAGGAGTTTGAAGACAACAAAAGTGAGGTGGAAACATAAAAATAAGGTGTGAGTAAAAGTAGTTTGTATTGAACccaaaataacaattaaagtGGAAAGTACttcgacaaaaaaaaaagtgacaagGGACGCTAGAAAGTTTCTTCCTACACATCTAGAACTTCTTTATGCAcctttataactttttttttctattttgctCTTCAGATTAAAGAatctaaaagttatttttttatttatgaattgtaCAATTCGAAcacttttttattgtataatttgtaaaaaaataaaaaatattatcaaattgtataattcaaaagttatgtttttttaagaaaaatatttccaaaagtCATTTGACTTCGTATTTCATAatctaaaagttattttttattggaaTTGATTTTTAGATCGTAAATCCAAAATTTAGAAGATAACCTTTGGATTACATAAtctagaaaaacaaaataagaaaaaaaaaacttatgagGGTGCAGCTATGCAAGTGCAGAAAGAAACTGTCAGGACGCTAAAAAAGGCTGAAAACAGAGTAACGGCccataaaatatttgaaatataattttggttttccttaataatttattcaaaattttatatgattttagttttcGTATAAAAGAGTTTGAATTTGagaggaaatgaaaaaaaaaatctaagaaaattgaatattttagtGCTGAATAAAAGAACTGTACAATACATGTATTGATAGCTATAGCCATAAGATTCTCAGAGTAGTCTTAGAAAGCCAACATTTATTAAACGCAAATGAAACTTAAGATAAGTAAAAACCATACACATAATTACGAAGAACTCTTACGCATAACCTCTAAAAccagattttaaaatatgtaattttcaactaatttttaatattttgtatacattttatctcttctattttgatccaattaaaaaaaaaataccacattctcgaataaaaacaaaagaatggtCAAAGTTACAATTTGGACAAAGAATGAACTTCAGTCCTGGAACATTCATTGTAGCAAATAAAACTGTTTGCTAAAAAATATTCCCAATTAGAACAATTGCACGTTGTTCAACTTCACCAGACACAAATAGCCATGGTGGACCAACTTTAAGAGAGGGAGACATATgcacatagtttttttttttttttacatccaatttttacaaatttaaatttactgtttttaatttttcattttgttgttgAAGTTTATCTTTTAAGTTTATGGACACTTTATGCTTCACTCACTCGGATAATAGTTCAGTTTCTGAATGTATTTGGTGATCCAATAAACCTTTAATACATTACTTTGACTGCACAGACAGAGATTATTGTTGTGCtgcaaagcaatgagcttttggtATTAGGTTTGAGGTAATAAGATATGTCACACATGATTCTGATACGTAATCAGAGAAGTTATGGTGAAAGATTTGTGTAGAAACCAAAAATATTATGCAGCATTGTGTAAGTAAAAGTATGGACGTGAAAATAGATAAAAGTAATGTTCCTTAAGAAGGGTGGAGTGTTTTGAGTCACTTTCCGTTGGCTCCTGCAATTTCTTCCCTTCCCTTTTGGGAATCCCTACACTGATGTCAACAGCTAGCTGGCAAGTGGCACTTGTCGGTGATTCTCTTTCATCTATCCTTTAATGTTTTTCCACTGTTGTTTCCACCACTTCCATGTGCTTTTTTTAAGTCACCTAGCCACTTGCATAAGCTTCTCTCACTTTCTCGCATATCATTACATACATTTCATTTTTCTGTAGCTTTCATTTTTACCATCTTTCTGTCAAAACcacatttttctttcataaattattaatgtcAATATGATTCAACAGTGATGTTTCTATCATGACGGATGTGCTGCAGGTCCCACGCAGAGTAAATCATGTTTCAGACATCCTTATTCCTTTGGGCTGTTtattttctatgatttttttttctcaaccttTCAACTGTCTCTGCAGTTCTTGTTTTCCGGTTCTAACTTTTCAGTCACACAAGTTCCTCACGGGCGTGAGTGAGTGAACTTCGAATAAGTAAGTGCTTTATGTGAAAGATTTTGTGTAGGTTTTGATCTTTGATGCTGTAGGTGTGGCAGTTGAAGTCGTATTGAAATAGGTGATTTTTTTTGCAGTGGCAAGCATGGCAAGAGGAAGAGCAGATgtgaattcaagaaaaaaagtgGTGGTGGCTGTGTTGTTTTTGGTGATTGTTGGTGTTTTCTTCTACTTTTATTCTCAGAGTGGTGATTCATCCATTGTTGAGTATGGGGATAAATCTTTGAGACAATTTGGTTTGAAAGGGGACAGAGATGTGAGCGAATCTTCCTCCACAGTTGTTGGAGAAGAGGACAGTGCTATACCAAAGAGCATTCCAGTGAGttaatttaagattttgaaCTGAATAAGTTAATGGTTTTCCCTTGACATTACCCTAGAATTTGACTCTTTTTTTACCTTTTCAAGGTCTGTGATGATCGTCTATCAGAGCTTATTCCTTGTCTGGACAGAAATCTGATATACCAAACAAGATTGAAGCTTGATTTAGCTGTGATGGAGCACTATGAAAGACACTGCCCAATACCTGAGAGGCGATATAATTGTTTGATTCCTCCTCCTCCAGGGTACAAGGTGACTTTTCACTCTCAAGGGATTGCTTACATAAGATGGAACTATGAAAAGTTCAGTGTTTTGAAATATTCTTTGCTTAAGCTTTTAGTTTCTCATGTTGATATTGATAATAGATTCCAATCAACTGGCCCAAAAGCAGAGACCAGGTGTGGAAGGCAAATATACCTCATACCCATCTTGCAACAGAAAAATCTGACCAGAATTGGATGGTTGTGAAAGgtgaaaaaatagtttttcccGGTGGAGGAACCCACTTCCATTATGGTGCTGATAAATACATTGCTTCAATTGCTAATGTAAGCTTCAATTACCAAATGCTTCAATTGTTCAGGATCTGTTAATTGAGAGTATTTTAATCCATTCACAATTTTGTTGCAGATGCTTAATTTTCCAAACGATAATATAAACAATGAGGGAAGAGTGAGGTCTGTTCTTGATGTTGGGTGTGGAGTTGCTAGCTTTGGAGGATATCTTCTTTCTTCTGATGTGATAACAATGTCATTGGCTCCAAATGATGTTCATCAGAATCAAATTCAGTTTGCTTTGGAGAGGGGAATTCCAGCATATCTTGGTGTGTTAGGGACCCTGAGGCTCCCTTACCCAAGTAGATCTTTTGAATTTGCTCATTGTTCTCGCTGTAGAATTGATTGGCTTCAGAGAGATGGTATCCTTCTGCTTGAGTTGGATAGGTTACTGAGGCCAGGAGGTTATTTTGCATATTCATCTCCTGAAGCCTATGCACAGGATGAGGAAGATAGGAGAATATGGAGAGAAATGAGTGCTCTTGTGGAGAGGATGTGCTGGAAAATTGCTGCTAAGAGGAATCAGACTGTTATTTGGGTCAAGCCTCTCACAAATAGTTGCTACTTAAAGAGAATGCATGGTACTCTACCTCCTCTATGCAGATCTGATGATGATCCTGATGCTGTTTCTGGAGTTAAAATGAAAGCCTGCATTTCACGCTACTCTGATCGTGAGTCATATTTCCTCTATCTTACAATATCATGATACGTAGAAAATGTTCTCAGATCATTAGTCATTCTTGTTGTAAGTTCTAGATGGATTAGAAATAAAATCAgtttataatatacaaatagGTGAAAACttctgattttataaatttgaattaggtttaaagtcTACTTTTTTTAACCGTTCAGAAATATAAGTATGCTATATATGACAATACTAGATCCTTTTTCATCTTGCATTAGCAATGGCTTTAGTAGTTAATAACTCTTGTGTGCAATAACAGTGCATTCTGGTGTTCTATGCAGAAATGCACAAAGCAAAAGGAAGTGGCTTGGCTCCATGGCCAGCTCGATTGACTACTCCACCTCCTCGTCTGGCAGAAATTCACTATTCTACTAAAATGTTTGAGAAGGACGTGGTACTTTAAACTCTATCTTGATCACCATTTTAATACTTTCGATATAATTCTTTCGATcaaagaatatatttaaatctaaCTTAATCTTACAAAATCGTTTTGTAAGATGAAGgctgtattatatattataaaattgctTTATCTCTAATCAACGTGAGATTTTCGACACGTTCGACTAGCTTTAACTGAATATTGGCTAGTTTTGTAAGAGAGATGTAACTTTGTGCAGGAAGTTTGGCAAGAAAGAGTTGATAATTACTGGAGTAAGCTAGGCAGTAAGATTAAAGCAGGCACAATTCGGAATGTGATGGATATGAGGGCAAATATAGGTTCATTTGCAGCAGCTTTGAAGGAGAAAGACGTTTGGGTTATGAATGTGGTGCCAGAAAATCAACCAAAATCTCTCGCCATAATATACGACAGAGGACTCATAGGAGCAGTTCACAACTGGTATGACTCGTTTCTTTCATgcaacaattattttaacaagcTCAATTTATGGCAAACcttattcaaatttttgtttcattttactACTTACTCTCTACTTTGGATAAATGAACATAAAATGCAAGAACCAATCAAAACATTAAATTGTTATTGCCATATGCTAAGCAAcaagaaaaacttttttttttttaaaacattagtgCACCAGTTTTGTCAATTACTATTAATCTCTGTTTGATTAACCTTCAGTGAGTATCGTCTTCCAACcacatttttttccttctttaaaaaTGGCACATAATCTAGTTATGATCTTCTAGGTGCATTTTCATGAGAGGAGTAATTGGTCATGGTCCTATAGGAATCAAATTAGAAAACTGATTCagatgtttcttttttattagaGTTTAAGGTAGATATCATACAATTTAACAAACTTATCATATGTGATGATTTGTGATCGGATGATAGTTAAAAATTGTAGATTAgatgtattttttattcttaattagaagaaattttataaatttgtttaagatTGAAATACTTTTTAGTTATAGTTTATAATcaatttatgtaaattttagatggacttaaatatgttattggcctaattttatccttttggtttctaagtttttattttctctctttttgtcATTAtgctttttaaaatttcaaattttactattttgacCGTTATTGTTAGGGTCTCCTACTTAAATTATGATGTGACACGCATGGGTAACGTCACGAAGACACATGACATCAGGTGGCACCACTAATTATCATGACAtgacattttatatattactgGAAAGATATTAGACATTTCggaattaaaatagtaaaatgttAAGATATAGGAcctaatgataaaataaataaagaataaaaatattttaatttattattttttacttatttttaatttatcactttaattatttttagattatcacattatattgcttaaaaaaattaaaataagtgacttaagagtgataaaaataatagattaagagtggataaaaaaataggttaaaatattattatttataaatatattataaaaatcatttatgtATTTAGTACAAAGCTATttctatgaaataatatttgttatttttaatgatatttttgaaatctTATGTCAtctaaatacaaaattaatgtaaaaataaataatttatatattttttaagttataccGAATCTTACATCTAAtgttagttaaaataatttactgtTCTTGTTTCATGAAATAATGATGGTTACGGtgaatcataataataataagcaaACAGCTGTAAAGATAAGGAAAGTTTtgaaagaataatattaaataaaattggttgtttttcttttatatatatacactctCTTTGGacgcaaatatatatatatatatatatatatatatatatatatatatatatatatatatatatatggttaaatatgtttttggtcttttaagatgtagtgaattttaaaattagtttctcttcggaactttataccaatttagtcattcatctttataaatatgtgaatttagtcctttttactaatttttgttaagtttatttgacattataaacgcattttatgataatatttgagttaacattgaagcgaaaatgtgtcaaacggtataaacaattcaaatattatcatgaaatgcacttgaaacgtcagataaacttaacaaaattttattaaaaggactaaattcacgcatttttaaagataaatgactaaattaatataaagttctgaagatgaactaattttaaatttcagtgaaacttgagggaccaaaaacatatttaacccatatatatatatatatatatatattaactatctcagttttatttaatgtaattatttttaaaatacttttatgtttaaatatgaACAATGTTTCCAATGATCACTTATgagatgaaatttaaaaactacaattatttattttatgaaaaaaaaacattaaattaattggTTACTATTAACATTCTTAATCAATATGAAATTcggtataaaataaaaaaggtaacaaactatttattttctaaaaatatttctatgcATAAGTGATtgattatatttcaaaaatatcttaaaaataatatttgagttaaatatttttttatcaaatatgtaaatggttttttatataaatgagtTAAATGTGAAATATGATATACTGAATCCTTTttgaaggaaaagaaagagGTAAGTTCTGCACCAAGAAAATCTTATTGGGTGAAAACCAACATTATATCAGTTATTCAAATGTTGACTCAACATGATCTGATAAAATCtgataactttttcaaatatgaaATCTGGCATTAACGATGCTGTGGATGGAACAGGTGTGAAGCTTTTTCAACCTACCCTCGAACGTATGATCTTCTCCATGCATGGAGTGTATTTTCTGATATTATTAAGAAAGAATGTAGTCCAGAGGATTTGTTGATTGAGATGGATAGAATTCTGAGGCCAAAGGGTTTCATCATTGTCTATGATAAGCGCTCAGTGGTGGAGTATGTGAGAAAGTACTTGCCGGCATTACACTGGGAAGTTGTCTCAATTTATGACATAGATCAAGGTAAAGATGATCATGCAGTGGTTATAATTCAAAAGAAGATGTGGCTCACAAGTGGTAGCATCCAGGTTTCAGAATAGTGTCCTAATATTATTCACTATATAAGTTTTCAGTGTAGCTCTCTTCACTGTAGACGTAAGTCGCAGTGAAAGCTTACTCAAATCATCTTAtctttttatttgcatttatttattaaattttggacGCTTAAGCGTTTATATCCACACCTAAGAGGATGCtgatttttcaattaattttttcatattactgtactatatattttaatttttattctacactttttcttatgttttggAATCACGTTTCTCATTGCCCACCTTGTTGTTAACCTAACTGCTTGAAAAGGGAAGGATTCTAAAAAAACATGGTTTAGGTGGAGTTGAGTCCTGCCATAACTTGGGTTGTTATTTAAAGGAAAATAGTGTTTTGCTCAAACAATAGAGCTCGACCCTCCAGCCGAGAAGACTGGCATAGTACTGCTCAAAATTGGATAGTTTTATGATCGGTGAGATTTGTTGGTTTTTTAGAGTGCTCCTCAATTGTCCCAACATTTGACCAACAAAATAATGACTACTGTTATTTATTAACTCTTTTATCGGTGAGTTCAGACCATTATGTATGTAACATTACTATAAAGGTGGTTTGGAGCTTTCATCCATGAGTTTCCCTTTGCTTTGTTaagaaaaaatgatgaaaagaaTTATCAATATTACGTACGAATAGTTGAGAACGTGTAAATCCTAAATGGAAAAGCATGTGGCAGTAGATCAAGTAATCAGTATCTGGAGCAATTTAATTAGTTCAGAACTTTTGCCATTTCTAATCACTTTTCTGGTGTTTTGTTTTGGGCTGCAATGGAGGGAAGTTAGTAGCTGCCACAAATTTCGCTTGAGTTCAgaaatttacaatttatttctcattctcatctaatagagaaaagaaacataataagctgatcaaaatttgcaaataaCTTAAATCACAGTTTTAATTTACTCGTTTCTTTTATCTAAGCCTAATCGAAATTACAGATTTTGATGAAGCAGCTCTTTAAGTCCACATTTTTAAGTCCACATTTTCATTATGGCCGTGTTTAATCTCAGAAACTAAACAGAATCGCATAATTTAATCTCCCACAAATATTTGTAAATCGTGACCCTTTTTCAACTAGTTATTTAGTGTTACACTTCAAAGTCAAATACTCTTCCTGGCTAACATTTTTTCCCGTCTTAGGGCGAGAGGAAAGGGGTCTAGGCCAGATCTTTATCCACTTCCAGAAATTGTCCACCCCTTACAATTGACTGAAACTTGTAGACAGTAAACGATAATCCTCGAAACTGAGACTCGACACGAAATCATAAACATCTATCTATAAAACGCAATTATTTGAAGCTGAAGGAGGTAGGCAGAGAGATTCAGATGTGGACGATGATAACATATGGTGTTTGGGGGCTAAAAAATTATCGACCATAATGTTTGGTGGAGGTATATGCAAGAACATGCGCGGAGTCGAAGACTTTCATCAAGATAAGATcaagataaagaaaatttctTTTTGATATAATTGAGCTCTAAATTTGTTACGAACTAGTACAACAAAGTCCTACAAAATTGGATTAGTACCATATTTTCAAGGAAAAACACAAATTACCATATCATGTCTTTATAAATAGACCTTTTACTCATGCAGACTTCAACTTGGATGAAGTTGAAGCGAGATGGGAGAGAATTCTGTGCCCCACGAACATGAGAAAAGCACCCAAAAGTCCTACAGTTTTAAGTGTAGTAAACAAGTCCAGCTGCATATGAACGAAAGAAAATCAGCAGACAATCATTTCATATACAAAAATGGTGGAATAAACTGTGAACTCCCCCGCCAGAAGAGAGGATGAAATTGTTCCACCAATAAATATCACCACAGAAAAAATTGACAGAAACATGTTGAATACAACATAAGCAAGAATACCTTCAACCAGAAAAGTACGTAGAGGAATAGAACTGCAGCGATGCCGAGATGGAATAGGATAGCATATGTAGCAGGTGCTGCTGAAGAtggaaaatttttaaagttCACCCCCAAGCGTAACAGCTGtaaatgatataaaatagaCAAATGTTAACTCGCATAAGGAAGATAAATCAAATCATAAGAGAAACACAATATGGGTAGACCAATACAAGTAACTTAATAGTTGCAACAACAGTGCAGGATGCCAAGACAAATCATCTACACAAAAACTGTCTCTCCCACACTCCTAAGCATAAGTGAAGGAAATATATACGTTACACATAAAATTCAAGCCTTTTAAACTGAAAAGATAtaatacaacttcaaaatttAGCAAtagctaccaaaagtcatcagACCAGAGGCCCAGTTTCTTGCAGATAGTCGTAGATATCTTGTTAGTTAAAGCAcactttaaaacataaaatgttGAACTTTTACAAATACTATCTTTGAGAAGACGAGTTTCCGATCATACTActccacatttaaaatatagtcTTTGCTGGTCTAAGCAGATAAGACCCCTGCTCTCCCTTTAAACCATATTATGACATGCGACTGATTTGAAAGGTGGAGAGAGAAACAATGAATGGTTGGTTTAAGAGAACatataattcaattttgtttataaaattcaCCTAAATGTTGGTTAACTAATAAAGAACAGTCACAAAAGTAAATTtacagtaaaaataaattatcatttcTAGATAACTTCACT carries:
- the LOC114163425 gene encoding probable methyltransferase PMT3; the encoded protein is MASMARGRADVNSRKKVVVAVLFLVIVGVFFYFYSQSGDSSIVEYGDKSLRQFGLKGDRDVSESSSTVVGEEDSAIPKSIPVCDDRLSELIPCLDRNLIYQTRLKLDLAVMEHYERHCPIPERRYNCLIPPPPGYKIPINWPKSRDQVWKANIPHTHLATEKSDQNWMVVKGEKIVFPGGGTHFHYGADKYIASIANMLNFPNDNINNEGRVRSVLDVGCGVASFGGYLLSSDVITMSLAPNDVHQNQIQFALERGIPAYLGVLGTLRLPYPSRSFEFAHCSRCRIDWLQRDGILLLELDRLLRPGGYFAYSSPEAYAQDEEDRRIWREMSALVERMCWKIAAKRNQTVIWVKPLTNSCYLKRMHGTLPPLCRSDDDPDAVSGVKMKACISRYSDQMHKAKGSGLAPWPARLTTPPPRLAEIHYSTKMFEKDVEVWQERVDNYWSKLGSKIKAGTIRNVMDMRANIGSFAAALKEKDVWVMNVVPENQPKSLAIIYDRGLIGAVHNWCEAFSTYPRTYDLLHAWSVFSDIIKKECSPEDLLIEMDRILRPKGFIIVYDKRSVVEYVRKYLPALHWEVVSIYDIDQGKDDHAVVIIQKKMWLTSGSIQVSE